In Palaemon carinicauda isolate YSFRI2023 chromosome 18, ASM3689809v2, whole genome shotgun sequence, a genomic segment contains:
- the LOC137657499 gene encoding protein FAM200C-like, which produces MASDIENKLYDELKSTQFSLQLDETTLRDKEASILAYVRYINSSHAVVEEFLFAEKLEVDTKGSAVYKAVEQFFKQKGIPLSNFIACATDGAPSMVGRHRGFIAHLKREVPDIFTIHCVMHRQHLAAKHLSDRLHGTLQAVIKAVNRIKAHSLNDRIFRQLCHENEEEFERLLLHTEVRWLSKGNCLRRFYDLYDSVLDFFKCKLLDEKISTDLENRRADVAHLSDIFNKLNEVNIKLQGTKMCLIKAKGIIMAFISKLDFYKSCLLRLDLNQFPSLKALKENQTDDSCLSDTDLDCYSSHLQALKEDMTIRFKDLKELKIPEWVVNPFQADATNADPNLVEELIDLQNDIEVYFLGSYLTIL; this is translated from the coding sequence atggcaagtgacattgaaaataaactttatgatGAACTCAAATCAACACAATTTTCTTTACAACTTGATGAGACAACACTACGCGACAAGGAAGCTTCGATACTGGCTTATGTGCGCTATATAAATAGCAGTCATGCAGTTGTTGAAGAGTTTCTGTTTGCTGAAAAATTAGAGGTTGACACTAAAGGTTCAGCGGTTTATAAGGCAGTCGAACAATTCTTTAAACAGAAAGGAATTCCACTCTCAAATTTTATTGCTTGTGCAACCGATGGAGCACCGTCAATGGTTGGACGCCATCGTGGATTTATAGCACATCTGAAAAGAGAAGTACCGGATATCTTTACAATCCACTGCGTCATGCACAGGCAGCATTTAGCTGCAAAGCATCTCAGTGACAGATTGCATGGTACCCTGCAAGCTGTTATCAAAGCAGTGAATAGGATCAAAGCCCATTCATTGAATGACCGCATCTTTCGCCAACTTTGtcatgaaaatgaagaagaatttgaACGGCTCTTGCTACATACGGAAGTCAGATGGCTTTCAAAAGGCAACTGTCTACGACGCTTTTATGACCTCTATGATTCTGTTCTTGATTTCTTTAAGTGTAAATTATTGGACGAGAAAATTAGTACAGATTTGGAAAACAGAAGAGCAGATGTTGCTCATTTGTCTGATATTTTCAACAAATTAAATGAGGTCAACATTAAATTGCAAGGAACCAAAATGTGTCTCATCAAAGCAAAGGGAATAATAATGGCATTTATTAGTAAATTAGATTTCTACAAAAGCTGTTTACTAAGACTAGACTTAAATCAGTTTCCTAGCTTAAAAGCACTGAAGGAAAACCAAACCGATGATTCTTGTTTGTCAGACACTGATCTAGACTGCTATTCCTCTCATCTTCAAGCACTGAAAGAAGATATGACGATCAGATttaaagatctcaaagaattgaaaATACCAGAGTGGGTTGTAAATCCATTCCAGGCTGATGCAACCAATGCTGATCCAAATCTAGTTGAAGAACTTATAGACTTGCAAAATGACATTGAAG